The proteins below come from a single Elgaria multicarinata webbii isolate HBS135686 ecotype San Diego chromosome 11, rElgMul1.1.pri, whole genome shotgun sequence genomic window:
- the LOC134405881 gene encoding olfactory receptor 6X1-like, with product MANITFVTEFILLGLPEFHGLKTAFYTMLLLMYLLSLIGHSLIITVVFIEPKLHTPMYFFLINFSMAEICSTTAEVPKMLTNIFSGQKSICFACCMAQLFMVFAMGAVEFITLSIMSFDRYVAICKPLLYKTIMTNRFCVHLAFLAWVGGFVIIFSQSVVVWNYPYCGHNVIDHFFCDIGPLLKLACADTTLMELIGLIYGATFMWGSFGLSLISYIYIIATIIQIPCASGRSKAFFTCASHLTVVIIFYMADMFMYLQPSTHGDTRVNKVVSLVRTSFIPMLNPFIYTIRNKEFKVAIQKAVRRKLLF from the coding sequence ATGGCCAACATTACATTTGTCACTGAGTTTATTCTTCTGGGACTTCCTGAATTTCATGGTCTGAAGACGGCCTTTTATACCATGCTTCTACTGATGTATCTTCTATCCCTGATAGGACACAGTTTAATAATCACAGTGGTTTTCATAGAACCCAAACTTCATACTCCAATGTACTTTTTCCTCATCAATTTCTCCATGGCAGAAATCTGTTCCACAACAGCAGAAGTACCAAAGATGTTGACAAATATCTTCTCAGGACAAAAATCCATCTGCTTTGCATGTTGCATGGCACAGCTTTTCATGGTCTTTGCAATGGGAGCTGTTGAATTCATCACCCTCTCCATCATGTCTTTTGACCGCTATGTAGCCATTTGCAAACCTTTGCTATATAAAACCATCATGACCAATAGGTTCTGTGTCCATCTGGCCTTCCTGGCTTGGGTCGGTGGATTTGTCATCATCTTCTCTCAGTCAGTTGTTGTGTGGAATTACCCATATTGTGGACACAACGTCATTGACCACTTCTTCTGTGATATTGGTCCTCTTTTGAAATTGGCCTGTGCTGATACAACTTTGATGGAACTTATAGGTCTCATCTATGGGGCTACTTTCATGTGGGGTTCCTTTGGGCTTTCACTGATTTCATATATCTACATTATAGCCACCATAATTCAGATCCCTTGTGCTTCTGGGCGATCGAAGGCATTTTTCACCTGTGCCTCCCATCTCACAGTTGTTATCATCTTCTACATGGCAGATATGTTTATGTACTTGCAACCTTCAACCCATGGTGACACAAGAGTCAACAAGGTTGTATCTCTCGTGCGCACAAGTTTCATCCCTATGTTAAACCCTTTCATCTACACAATACGGAATAAAGAGTTCAAAGTAGCCATTCAGAAAGCAGTGAGACGAAAGCTACTTTTCTAG